In Vespa crabro chromosome 14, iyVesCrab1.2, whole genome shotgun sequence, the following are encoded in one genomic region:
- the LOC124429102 gene encoding uncharacterized protein LOC124429102 — protein sequence MDDLQKKIQMYLMKENQGNEELIFLTARTTIENTIKINNLCKSISEIILSFDLVSEDIKLILNPKCVSAFKYLMLNTNFTVQKRLGEDMAHGHLVDMCPTLSPYLFIQILWNLEYEDILAESIVHLPLDLCIEIIDIIRRTVEELEFDRAINVIFQLIINVYKKFILIANNGSQSSNIIQNVKNMTAYFQELILLLNDEKIIRMEKVSVLKKYERYGLLLKRIIKIVKDCQENIGNNFKISEDIGKIYKITFGKEPIVKCDDLVITQAITTIRQDLMNLLLKKVKEIDCNIYLGWAELDDTENPTITLQKAIGNECYYLVEFFKANKELAENEHLIECLQQLSSKPISEEINSVLTLEELRYGTVQGKKECVKELISRYKEWDETILNSMKEIWKKSLLDKYDCLNLLEYLTFVLIQAGNEDYQQRVYIFVTEVLIHQNLQSIYSIIVEYITKHDGKNCLESLYTEEIFKDFIIRHTNMKSLKTLKIILMFLLKSPKKVLRIILRIAIGYPEYENVMISAQDMLLLSPIMNIREDSNETFLSSTLKTICLENVEWNVKKFKDLLFIMVDNKILTIEDIINNILLCYLKENVRILRNTNCILNCSAKMLNDVCDQWQWQHIIDGSIIKINARNLLVPLAQMMSSTRKRTDVSYYLINDVIKEINSMIYHILLYHTNDFDLSIKRAIIEDLENILEPMEKIYFVLLWPPLRDDFYLSHNIYDYERRCFFILNMIKDDPTISNELKTFFSNFSLLHEDFLRHMILRSTSFEYSILAKKYIEESVFSYTFRSKTFNNTTPYNNFLCLTVEACCLSLEYPSLLPKHSFTFILNNCIKLLQDCLINEEYYDNNITEFYQHIIENMRPLVETIKLCCSPSYSSLFTDFFARINNTNSNINDEQNTSEIMKIQTKEFLDTIEGFTNQCVEFNESYDQVNFQNRSSKMSKYRLIHLFISACINVPVSKAYECIEIMNNFLAST from the coding sequence CACATGGACATTTGGTAGACATGTGTCCAACTTTGTCaccatatttatttatacaaattctATGGAATTTGGAATATGAAGATATTTTGGCCGAATCTATTGTTCATTTACCATTAGATTTgtgtattgaaataattgacaTTATCAGAAGAACTGTTGAAGAACTTGAATTTGATCGAGCAATAAATgtcatatttcaattaataataaatgtttataagaaatttattttgattgcAAACAATGGTAGTCAATCGTCGAATATCAtacaaaatgttaaaaatatgactgcatattttcaagaattaatattattattgaacgaTGAAAAGATTATTCGTATGGAAAAAGTTTCAGTCTTAAAGAAATACGAACGTtatggattattattaaaacgaattattaaaatagtcAAAGATTGTCAAGAAAATAtcggaaataattttaaaatatccgAGGACATtgggaaaatatataaaattacatttggAAAAGAACCTATAGTGAAATGCGATGATTTAGTTATTACCCAGGCTATAACTACAATACGTCAAGATTTAATGAATTTACTTTTAAAGAAAGTCAAAGAGATAGACTGCAACATATATTTAGGATGGGCAGAATTAGATGACACAGAAAATCCAACGATAACATTACAAAAAGCAATTGGAaatgaatgttattatttggttgaattttttaaagcCAATAAGGAATTAGCAGAGAATGAACATTTGATAGAATGCTTGCAACAATTATCCTCCAAACCGATATCTGAAGAGATTAATTCAGTTTTAACTTTGGAAGAATTACGTTATGGCACGGTACAAGGTAAAAAGGAATGTGTTAAAGAATTGATCAGTCGATACAAAGAATGGGATGAAACTATATTGAATAGTATGAAAGAAATATggaaaaaatcattattagaCAAATATGATTGTTTAAATTTACTGGAGTATCTAACGTTCGTACTTATTCAAGCAGGTAATGAAGATTATCAACAACgcgtttatatatttgttactgAAGTATTGATCCATCAAAACTTGCAATCCATTTATTCGATCATAGTAGAATATATAACTAAACACGATGGTAAAAATTGTTTAGAATCTTTATACACGGAAGAAAtcttcaaggattttatcatAAGACATACGAATATGAAgtcgttaaaaacattgaaaataattctaatgtttcttttaaagAGTCCAAAAAAGGTCTTAAGgattatattaagaatagcCATAGGTTATCCCGAATATGAAAACGTTATGATATCAGCTCAGGAtatgttactattatcgccaataatgaatataagagAAGACTCGAATGAAACTTTTTTGAGTAgtacattaaaaacaatatgttTGGAGAACGTAGAATGGAACgtgaaaaaattcaaagatcTGTTATTTATCATGGTCGATAACAAGATATTGACGATAGAAGacataataaacaatattctattatgttacttaaaagaaaatgtaaggATATTACGTAACACAAATTGCATTCTTAATTGCTCAGCGAAAATGTTAAACGATGTATGCGATCAATGGCAATGGCAACATATTATTGAtggatcaataataaaaataaacgcaCGAAACTTACTTGTCCCTCTTGCACAAATGATGTCATCGACGAGGAAACGAACGGACGTATCGTATTATTTGATTAACGACGtgatcaaagaaataaattcaatgatcTATCACATTTTGTTATATCATACAAATGATttcgatttatcgataaaaagggCGATCATAGAGgatttagaaaatatcttagagccaatggaaaaaatatattttgtattacttTGGCCACCATTGCGAGATGACTTTTATCTATCGCATAACATTTATGATTATGAGAGacgttgtttctttattttaaatatgatcAAGGATGATCCAACGATatcaaatgaattaaaaacatTCTTTTCGAATTTCTCACTTCTTCATGAAGATTTCTTACGTCATATGATTCTACGTTCAACTAGTTTCGAATATTCTATATTGGctaagaaatatattgaagAAAGTGTATTCTCATATACTTTCAGATCGAAAACTTTCAATAACACAACTCCTTATAACAATTTCTTATGTCTCACCGTAGAAGCCTGTTGTTTAAGCTTGGAATATCCTTCGTTATTACCCAAACATTCCTTTACCTTCATATTGAACAATTGTATTAAACTTTTACAAGATTGTCTGATCAATGAGGAATATTATGACAACAATATCACGGAATTTTATCAAcacattattgaaaatatgcgTCCGCTCGTTGAAACTATAAAATTATGTTGTTCACCGTCCTATTCGTCATTATTTACGGATTTTTTCGCACGTATAAACAATACCAATAGCAATATAAACGACGAACAAAATACGtctgaaataatgaaaattcaaaCGAAAGAATTTTTGGATACGATCGAAGGTTTCACGAATCAGTGCGTGGAATTCAATGAGTCATATGATCAAGTGAATTTTCAAAATCGATCCTCGAAAATGTCGAAATATCGtctcattcatttatttatttcggcATGCATTAATGTACCAGTGTCGAAAGCGTACGAGTGTatcgaaataatgaataatttcttagCTTCCacgtaa